In a genomic window of Flammeovirga agarivorans:
- a CDS encoding LuxE/PaaK family acyltransferase, which produces MEFIHQFKKKIFSIQNDQDFESAALEAFHFQAVANPIYASYLKYLGVSPNNIHKITDIPFMPIEFFKTQKVLCENIDEEIIFRSSGTTGSVRSQHYVSDLNHYKKITTSFFQSIYGSLENIHILALLPSYLERKDASLICMVSDFMELSADKSDFYLDDLQKLANKLQEIQQSGEKAILFGVTFALLDFAEKFPSDYSNITIMETGGMKGRRKEITREEVHQQLKKAFNSDLIHSEYGMTELLSQGYSLGDEQFFTPPWMRIYFREINDPFALSTSKRGGINVIDLGNIESCCFIETKDIGAPGKDFNHFYVLGRFDNTDIRGCNLMVQ; this is translated from the coding sequence ATGGAATTCATTCATCAATTCAAGAAAAAAATATTTTCTATTCAAAATGATCAGGATTTTGAATCTGCAGCACTAGAAGCTTTTCACTTTCAAGCTGTTGCTAATCCAATTTATGCAAGTTATTTGAAGTATCTTGGAGTTTCTCCTAATAATATACATAAGATTACTGACATTCCGTTTATGCCTATTGAGTTTTTTAAGACTCAAAAGGTTCTTTGTGAGAATATTGATGAAGAAATCATTTTTAGAAGTAGTGGTACTACAGGTAGTGTAAGAAGTCAACATTATGTTTCAGACCTTAATCATTATAAAAAGATCACTACATCTTTCTTCCAATCTATATATGGATCATTAGAGAATATTCATATTCTAGCTCTTCTTCCTAGTTACTTAGAAAGAAAAGATGCCTCTCTTATCTGTATGGTCAGTGACTTCATGGAGCTATCTGCTGATAAATCAGACTTCTACTTAGATGATCTTCAGAAATTGGCAAATAAATTGCAGGAAATACAACAAAGTGGTGAAAAGGCTATTTTATTTGGTGTCACTTTCGCTTTACTTGATTTCGCTGAAAAATTTCCCTCAGACTACTCCAACATTACAATTATGGAAACTGGTGGTATGAAAGGAAGACGTAAGGAAATCACAAGAGAAGAAGTACATCAACAACTTAAAAAGGCTTTTAACTCTGACCTAATACATTCTGAATATGGTATGACTGAACTCTTATCTCAAGGATATTCTCTTGGAGATGAACAATTCTTCACACCACCTTGGATGCGTATTTATTTTAGGGAGATCAATGATCCATTTGCATTATCAACTTCTAAACGTGGAGGTATTAATGTCATTGATTTGGGAAATATTGAATCCTGTTGTTTTATTGAAACTAAAGATATCGGTGCTCCAGGCAAGGACTTTAATCATTTTTATGTTTTAGGTCGCTTTGATAATACCGATATTAGAGGTTGTAATTTGATGGTACAATAA
- the porT gene encoding type IX secretion/gliding motility protein PorT/SprT translates to MYTTHVWNKFSLYWPKIIITSFIFLLAFSYTAKAQQKGKTSTILNLPNFDKKKFHYGFQLGFVSSPVGLDPSENAFQINGTDTTAVYITPQTTASFLLGFLMNIKLSDDNHWHLRISPNVSFYSRRFTIDSLGYNLPSSDDIIIDPNRDLVQLQSNTSLEIPIMFKYQSKRRKNHRLYLLGGLTPSFTVATKQESTREEFWITLKEYNLSFTWGFGMHIYNRMFCLSPEIRISHGLLNVADPVDTSLYMHTVDAIRLHKISFIINFEG, encoded by the coding sequence ATGTACACCACTCACGTTTGGAATAAGTTCAGTTTATACTGGCCAAAAATAATTATTACAAGTTTTATCTTTTTGTTGGCTTTTTCATACACTGCAAAAGCTCAACAAAAAGGTAAAACCAGTACAATACTAAATCTGCCTAATTTTGATAAAAAGAAATTCCATTATGGATTTCAGCTAGGTTTTGTTTCATCACCAGTTGGTTTAGATCCGTCGGAAAATGCTTTTCAAATTAACGGTACTGATACAACTGCTGTATATATCACTCCTCAAACTACAGCAAGCTTTTTATTAGGTTTTTTAATGAATATCAAATTATCTGACGATAACCATTGGCATTTACGAATATCACCTAATGTATCTTTTTATTCTAGAAGGTTTACAATCGACTCTTTAGGATATAACCTTCCTTCTTCAGACGATATTATCATTGACCCTAATCGTGATTTGGTACAATTACAATCCAATACCTCTTTGGAAATACCTATCATGTTTAAGTATCAATCCAAAAGAAGAAAGAATCACAGGCTTTATCTTTTAGGTGGTTTAACTCCTTCATTTACTGTTGCAACCAAACAAGAATCTACTCGAGAAGAGTTTTGGATTACATTGAAGGAATACAATCTATCTTTCACTTGGGGATTTGGTATGCACATTTACAATCGAATGTTTTGCTTATCTCCTGAGATAAGAATTTCACATGGACTACTTAATGTAGCTGACCCTGTGGATACCTCATTATATATGCATACTGTTGATGCGATACGATTACATAAAATATCATTTATCATCAACTTTGAAGGGTAA